In Mytilus edulis chromosome 8, xbMytEdul2.2, whole genome shotgun sequence, the genomic window AAGTTTATTGTGATATGAAGACCGACGGTGGGCGATGGACAgtaagttatataaatattgctTAAATCTCTACTCAatttacaaaaatcaattttatacGGGTAAAATTATGAACTGTTAggtgctgggttttttttttttgtgtttcgaTTAGATTAGAGAAAGAAACGCCAAAATACACTATGGAGGAATGCGCCCATCTCtaggattaaaaacaaaaattcaagTTCAGAGATTCAAATAGTAAATATTTATGTCACCACCACAGCTCAGCTTAAGGTCTTCTCTTAACATTCAAATGTTCCAAAATCGTATTGGTTACCTTAAGTAAACCactgaaaaaacacataaaatgtCGCTTCATTTCGGCTTTTAGTAAGCTTGAGTGTTCTACAACTATATCTTTCAGTGTTTTAACTAGTTCCTAATAATTTCTATCAAGGAAATTAGCattaactttttttactttttaacttttctcatcacttggcgtctggcgtccgtcatctttacaaaattcttctccacTTTATCCACTTGATCAGAAAGATTTAAACTAAGCTACAAATTTAAATAGGGTATCTTGATTGAAAAATGGTGTATAACTTCTtaagtgtcgatgtggcatgcagtatgttggcgagataGAACAACAGTTCAACAAACGCAAGAATGGTAATCGAAGTGACTACACCTGTAAGCCCGAAATCCCGTAAGTTGTCATTTGATATCACCTGGGCACGCTCAatctgatctaaaaaaaaatcttacaatcACAATCATAGACAATAACGAGGGTTGGTCAAGGGAAAggttttggataagaaagttaaggACAGTTTCCCCggagggcataaatgaaaaaaaaaacatagaatgagtcACTTATTTTCCCTTTCATCACTCATTTTCCAGCTATCACTCATTTTTCCTGCCATCACTTCTTTCCAGTAACTCTGGCCTCCGAACTGGACTTacagttttaaagattttattaaataataccAGTTTAAATCACAGGGTTCTATTCATTTGGGATGATACGCAGCCACGTTCAATAATTTTACTTTAgtaaatacaattttaaatatttttctaatcattattaaACTGCTATTTATTTGGGATGTTTACATACGCATTCTCTGTTGCTCAATTGCTCTACCGTTGTCAAATTGCGAATATCATAACAACTTAGACCGATCAGGGCTGTTTATTGGGACTATTTTTTCACGTAGTTGTTGTAACATCTTAACTATCGTCACCTTTGGAattttagagttgtgccagttcattTAGCAAATTACtgtttttattttggcatatattttcgtcgtgtttggaaattttgaaattgtacCAGCGTCTCTGATGTTCGCTTAAACTGGTCtttttttgtataaacttcaagattatgatagtgttataattaaaaaagattGACGATTCATTTTACATCGTGATCATACAGATATCTGTTaacaattgttcattttattgttaattttggtgatgttgtaccttTTTAGACTgggtatatattatattgtaactTACAACCTAATTATTAGGATCCATCGTATGATTTATCGTTGGCTCTTATTCAgtcttttatgtatatatatataagtctgaaaattgcaCCCAACAGTGTTAGAATTAGATTACTCTTGtaatcaatttattttcaaatcgtcaatggcagtcactttcagttgtttgacctgttagtcaaatgcgttttgttaatataaaccctttcactttttttggtcttttggaaaatgttgtttgtgctatatatatatatatatttcttccCAGGACGTGATTCGAAATCATAGTACTGAGATATCGTGGGACCCAATCGCCTTGCACTATGCTCAGTCGCTAGACCAATCGACCACCAAGGCTCTAAATTACTATATATGATATTCCATTATTGAcgcaaagtcacaatttattacATTAAAGTACCTCTTAAAAGATGCATAGtcatataattttttgtgtgtataCTCGCGATGTATTTTATCTTTgaacttatttcactttttattattttttaaccaaATTGACATTTCACTTTTTTGTACAAGGTTATTATTAGACGAATTGATGGTTCTGCAAATTTCAATAAGAATTGGATTCGATATGAAAATGGTTTTGGAGACTTAAATCGGGAATTCTGGTTAGGTAAGTTCAGCAATAAAACATTCATATCCCTTTTTGGTTAGGTGTTAATgttgtttgaaaacaaacattaGTTTTCACAACCACATTTTTAGCATTATTAATGAAAACTATGACTGTTTTTACACAGAATAATACACTTcagataaatatattttgtttgtaagCTTTCTGTTTTTTCGTTAAATTTTGGAGGGGTCTTTCTATTTCAATCTTAGTATTCGTATGAAGATCTTGATTGcatctttttataaataaatcagtcACAAATAATCAGGTGGCAAGCATTGACGCCCAAGAATCCCAAAAGGTTTTGACAAATGCAGATAAGCTTAGTACAATAAGTCTGAAGTAAACAGTCGAAAAAGCATGCACTCAATAGTATTTATCAGAACTTCGTGTGAAGTTTATTCTAGACGCCAACTTATCAACTATCGAAATGATCCCAAATACAGCCGATGGTCATATACACccgatataaacaaaaaacattaagTTAATCAAAAGTTAATTAACTTTTTTGCCAgtataagaatgagtttttgtGGGTGGACTCAATCAATGAAATGGTTCacctttgttttactttcaatgttaacattcttttccttttaatgacTGAACCCGACCTATGCATgtcaagtgaataattcatcaacGATTTTTTTGTtcttgcttattttgacaaattgcACCCAATTGGCTgcttaaaataaagttttatttcaatatttcacttTATCAATGATTGAACCAATCGAAATCATATTATAGTTTTTTtcatatatcgtagctagtgcccctttaaaaaggTAAATGTTGATAAAATATCTATATGAAAATACTTCGGCTTATTTAAGTTATGCCGATTCTAACTTAGGGTTACTCACATGCATGCTTTTTCGAGGAGAATTTGCAGTATAGATTTTTCAAGGAGAATTTGCAGGACGGCTTAACACTTAGTGATTAAATACTAATTGTTGACAGTTTCTTTTATATCAGTAATTGTATTGAAATGAACTGCAAATGTTATTAACATATTTAACTTTTGATAGGAAACAAATACCTTTATCAACTGACTTCAAATGGGAAAACTGAAATGAGGGTTCAGATGGAAAATTTTAAAGGTCAAAAGAGGTATGCCAAATACTCATCATTCAAGGTTGGAGATGCTGGATCTAAATATAAACTGACGATCGGTGGATTTTCAGGAAATGCTGGTAGGTAGATTTTGTTTAATAAATCCGCACAATAATAAGACTTATATACTACCTTACAATTCCGAGCTTCGTAGCAATAAAGAaatctaaattttgaaacattaCAGGTAATTTCccaatgcttgtagagtaaaacttttgttggcttgtttgctttgtttgtataaatgtttattcaagatttttaattaagatttacatcttcaaacaatatagaTAACCATAGTTAAACCtgtttatattatatttgaatttgattggACGTTATCCCAAtataattgtacaatatacaaacaaagctaGCAAGCTAACCTATGCTTTGCTCTAAATGCATAAGGAAAGTATGTGTAAGCTATGCAAGATCTATATTTATTATCAAAGTCACATGAACTTCATATATTCTGATGTCATGTTTTAtgagttttgttgttttcttcattataaaaaaaagcagTGTTAGCACAATATTTAAAAGAATCTACTTATTTATACATGTCAAACACAtatgaaaatataattgtttCTACCATTTTCCtatatatcttataaaaaaacTGAAGGTATTCGTCAAGGAGATAATAgtaaaaatcaccaaaataaaagaaatatgctCTGCTAGATTTTGCTCACACTATATCAAGTAAATACGTTCTTTTCCAGGCGATGCTTTATCATATCACAATGGAATGAAGTTCTCAACACCCGAGCAAGACAATGATAATTCGAGTGGAAATTGTGCAAAAGCGGCTTACAGAGTTGGTGGTGGTTGGTGGTACAATGCATGTGATCGTGTCTGCTTCACCTTGTCATATGCCATTAATGATGAAGGTCTGACTGGAGATGCTCTTATACAATGGGAAACATGGAAAAGTTCTAGGTATTCATTGAAATATGCTGCAATGATGATGCGACGAGTTTAATGtataaaaagggaaaataaagataaaactaTCCACTAACAAAGTTTTATGATTTATCAGTTACAATAAATATCTATCAAGACATCCGGCACACAATGTATAAATGTTAATTACAATTTCTATGACTGAATATTTCAATGCAATGTTAGGATATGTCTCGTCCTTAATTCAAAATCAATATGTTAACAATATCCAGAAACAATCTCTTTGTCTTGTATGACTTTTaagttttagtttatttatatatttttaagttaGTCCGGGATAGCCATTTGTttggtatgacgtccattatcatagAACTAGAACACAATTTTATTAAGGAGCCATTTGACGCACGTGTTGAagaccattggtggccttcggttgtttcCTGCCCTTTGGTGTGGTAGTTGTACTTTCCCTAATTAACTActgtcaattttaacaattaaacaatCACCTGATATTTcctaaattttgaaaaactatTAATATTTTTAGAGGAAATACTAATGGTCGCATTTTAAAAAGGTCAGATAGACGTTTTATTCGAATAAATATCTAGTCTCGATGGCAGGAAACAGAGTAGAATAATCCCATTTCTACGCCCCCCTCTGTGTGTAAATAGAACAAGTCCTATCATGATTCCAATGGACAGCATATGAATCCCCGTACTCAATCCCTTTAAGTACTTAAATTAATATCGCCGATAAGTTTACAAAGATATTAAATCAAACAATGTTTCTACGAGGAAAAGTTATGGtacaatttacttttatcataAATGATGGCTTATACATAAATTTATCGGGCAATAAaccataaaatgattttttttttaaattgtgatattCATCGGAGAAAACATTTCATCattaatctattgtaatgatCAATAATAGATGGTGTTTTTAATTGTGGTTGCGAAGGAATACTTTTTTATAAGGCTGAAAACTTTACGCCCAATTTGTTTCTTATCTACAGGAAAAAGACATGTTCACATTGGTGATACGAACgtctttcatgttttttttttatgatcttaATGATCCTAACGGCTTTTGTGTTTTCAATTCAGCAACGTGTGAGGCAGGTTGAAGACGACATAATTATGTATTTCCTTTAAATGACTTGTGTATGTTTTGGTCGTTTCTTTTCTGTCTTAATGACGTATTAccatggacgtcaagttggttaattattccttattccttattcgtttcttattcgttacttattccctattccttattcgttacctattcgttacttactCCTTATTctttccttattcgttacttattccctattccttattcgtaacctatttgttacttatttcttatattcgttatctattcgttacttattccttattccttattcgttacctattcgttacttatttcttattccttattcgttacttattcgatttgtttatatccttccccctttataattgtttatattcGTCTCTCTGGTAATAGCgctctaaatttgttgaggttaAATGACACTTTTATCACCTATTTATACGTGTTTGTGCTCAAACGATCCTGTTACTTTATGTTCATTACCTATTTGTTCCTTGTTTGATTTTTTACcggttctaccttttaactgctttatattCGTACGTTTGAAGATGGTTCTTGGTTCGAAGAGGTGAAATCACCCTTTCAGCgcttgtatataaaaaagaa contains:
- the LOC139486972 gene encoding fibrinogen-like protein A: MHPESIKWYRMYSSPFGAKMASCLSIFVVLTTLNVLVASDTKLNRKRVVSTSDSGVCFYGATAERVLNILAYRDEHLFLRPVRKPKDCSDLDPKHDSSGVYRIYPYAGRGFKVYCDMKTDGGRWTVIIRRIDGSANFNKNWIRYENGFGDLNREFWLGNKYLYQLTSNGKTEMRVQMENFKGQKRYAKYSSFKVGDAGSKYKLTIGGFSGNAGDALSYHNGMKFSTPEQDNDNSSGNCAKAAYRVGGGWWYNACDRVCFTLSYAINDEGLTGDALIQWETWKSSRYSLKYAAMMMRRV